In Mesorhizobium sp. 113-3-3, a genomic segment contains:
- a CDS encoding acetyltransferase — translation MKRPIVIFGAGDIAELAHYYFTHDSSYEVVAFTVDSAFLTQDRLAGLPVVPFETLTRDYPPSSHGAFVALSYSKLNELRREKYLALKALGYDFVSYISSRATVLNDGKIGENCFILEHNVIQPFASIGNNVTLWSGNHIGHHSRIADHCFLASHIVVSGGVDIGEACFLGVNATLRDHIRVGERCVIGAGALILADAEPDGVYLGNATERSKVPSSRLRKI, via the coding sequence ATGAAGCGGCCCATCGTCATATTCGGAGCAGGCGATATCGCTGAACTCGCCCACTACTATTTCACGCACGATTCCTCTTACGAGGTCGTCGCCTTCACTGTGGACAGTGCATTCCTGACCCAGGACCGGCTGGCGGGTCTTCCTGTCGTGCCCTTCGAGACGTTGACCCGGGACTATCCGCCGAGCAGCCATGGTGCGTTCGTGGCGCTCAGCTACAGCAAATTGAATGAGCTTCGCCGCGAAAAATATCTGGCGCTCAAGGCATTGGGCTACGATTTCGTGAGCTATATCAGTTCCAGGGCCACCGTCCTCAATGACGGCAAGATCGGCGAAAACTGCTTCATTCTCGAGCACAATGTCATTCAGCCTTTCGCATCGATCGGCAACAATGTGACACTGTGGAGCGGCAATCACATCGGGCACCACTCCCGCATTGCCGATCATTGCTTTCTTGCCTCGCATATCGTGGTCTCGGGCGGGGTCGATATCGGCGAGGCCTGCTTCCTGGGTGTCAACGCGACGCTGCGCGATCATATCCGTGTGGGCGAGCGGTGCGTGATCGGCGCAGGAGCGTTAATCCTGGCGGATGCGGAGCCCGACGGCGTCTATCTCGGCAACGCGACGGAGCGGTCGAAAGTGCCGAGTTCGCGGCTGAGAAAGATATGA
- a CDS encoding class I SAM-dependent methyltransferase, with translation MYSDGYNLGLVDPAADAARAEAYAGCMDEAAVALFGHALRPRNVVEFGAGTGALLEELARRWQLTEALGFEAASQLVAAAQRRDHARATIRQGYAEEALGAIAGRYDLCLSVNVLEHALSPQAFLSVSSQALSDKGHVVVICPDGDSADTELLFLDHVSSFSEPSLRMVAAAAGLQVIGSIALRGQQKGFRLTLLKPSTSAPQDPGTLRYLSLAQARSDFLKGWSEIDAGASEWLDNRPYAIFGAGEFRNLLRAYAPRLVKGAEAFLTDEPLATTLDGRPWLRADEYASTHPQTIMVAAVNPRSWPVVAGKFRSSGAQIVHPYLFSSLLKEQL, from the coding sequence GTGTACAGCGACGGATACAATCTCGGCCTGGTTGACCCGGCCGCCGATGCCGCCCGAGCCGAAGCCTATGCCGGTTGCATGGACGAAGCCGCGGTCGCGCTGTTCGGCCATGCTCTTCGCCCCCGAAACGTCGTCGAGTTCGGGGCGGGGACCGGTGCCCTGCTCGAAGAGCTGGCGCGGCGATGGCAATTGACGGAAGCGCTGGGCTTCGAGGCGGCATCTCAATTGGTCGCTGCAGCGCAGCGTCGGGATCACGCGCGCGCGACAATCCGGCAGGGCTATGCCGAAGAGGCCCTCGGTGCGATTGCCGGGCGGTACGACCTCTGCCTTTCGGTGAACGTCCTTGAGCACGCTCTCAGCCCGCAGGCCTTCCTTTCCGTGTCGAGCCAGGCCCTCTCGGATAAAGGCCACGTGGTGGTGATCTGCCCGGACGGTGATAGTGCCGACACGGAGCTGTTGTTCCTCGATCATGTCTCGAGTTTCTCCGAACCGTCGCTGCGGATGGTCGCTGCGGCAGCAGGACTGCAGGTCATTGGAAGCATTGCGCTGCGTGGACAGCAAAAGGGCTTTCGACTGACCCTCTTGAAACCCAGCACGAGCGCACCGCAGGATCCCGGGACTCTCCGGTACCTGTCACTGGCGCAGGCGCGATCGGATTTCCTGAAGGGTTGGTCGGAAATTGATGCCGGCGCGTCAGAGTGGCTGGACAACAGGCCCTACGCGATCTTTGGAGCCGGGGAGTTCCGGAATCTGCTGCGGGCCTATGCTCCTCGGCTTGTCAAGGGAGCCGAAGCATTCCTGACGGACGAGCCACTCGCGACAACTCTCGACGGCCGGCCGTGGCTGAGAGCCGACGAGTATGCTTCCACGCATCCCCAGACTATCATGGTGGCCGCTGTCAATCCGCGAAGCTGGCCGGTGGTGGCCGGAAAGTTTCGGAGCAGCGGCGCACAGATCGTCCATCCCTACCTCTTTTCCAGCCTTCTCAAGGAGCAGCTGTGA
- a CDS encoding methyltransferase domain-containing protein yields the protein MRDNPPMVMPMTSIDAPATDKSGAMLLEVARYYGDKVQAHGPSPKGVDWNTEEGQILRFRQLASLIDLPGDFTVNDLGCGYGALLPFLTDRFPGVRYYGCDVAAEMIEAAAALFGNNPQAQFAVGSVPAQTADFGFASGIFNVRLTRPDDQWAAYLEATLDVLHATSRRGFAFNCLTSYSDPDKRRADLFYADPTRLFDICKRKYTQRVALLHDYGLYEFTILVRKS from the coding sequence GTGCGCGACAACCCACCGATGGTTATGCCCATGACGTCTATTGACGCCCCGGCAACAGACAAGAGCGGGGCAATGTTGCTTGAAGTCGCCCGCTACTACGGCGACAAGGTGCAAGCGCACGGCCCCAGCCCCAAGGGCGTGGATTGGAATACGGAAGAAGGCCAGATCCTTCGCTTCAGACAATTGGCATCGTTGATCGACCTGCCGGGCGACTTCACGGTCAACGATCTGGGGTGCGGCTACGGCGCCTTGCTGCCGTTCCTCACCGATCGCTTTCCCGGCGTGCGATACTATGGCTGCGATGTGGCTGCAGAGATGATCGAAGCCGCGGCCGCACTCTTTGGTAACAATCCCCAGGCACAATTCGCCGTCGGATCCGTGCCGGCGCAGACTGCCGATTTCGGCTTCGCGAGCGGTATCTTCAACGTCAGGCTGACACGCCCGGACGATCAATGGGCAGCCTATCTGGAGGCAACGCTGGATGTTCTCCATGCCACCAGCCGGCGTGGCTTCGCCTTCAATTGCCTTACCTCCTATTCGGATCCGGACAAGAGAAGAGCCGATCTCTTCTATGCCGATCCAACGCGGCTTTTCGACATCTGCAAGAGAAAATACACGCAGCGCGTGGCACTGCTGCACGACTACGGTCTCTATGAATTCACCATCCTGGTCAGGAAGTCATGA
- a CDS encoding phytanoyl-CoA dioxygenase family protein, whose amino-acid sequence MTEIDRYGVKETAVVRDDIDVLIEDLRLTGYTTLDAGLTGEQLDALSSDFDAAEVEYAEQAASAGYDLSTIGERDTIRVLPKYAPAFMAIAFNERLAQMLSRMLGGYYILNQVNGLINRANGSKYGQASFHRDLPYQHFVSSRPLAINALFALDDFTAENGATRVIPASHHREDFPSDETVRRRQSQVTVPRGTFIILDCMLYHAGSTNHTDRNRRGVNHVFTIPMLRQQLHLPSILSDFPGLSADQKKILGFGLDEYRSVDAWFSARAKK is encoded by the coding sequence GTGACCGAGATCGATCGCTACGGGGTCAAGGAAACCGCGGTCGTACGCGACGACATCGATGTCCTGATCGAGGATCTCCGGCTCACCGGCTATACGACGCTCGACGCAGGGTTGACGGGCGAGCAGTTGGACGCTTTGTCCAGTGACTTTGACGCTGCTGAAGTGGAATACGCCGAGCAAGCCGCAAGCGCCGGCTACGACCTTTCGACGATCGGCGAGCGCGACACGATCCGCGTCCTTCCCAAATATGCTCCGGCGTTCATGGCCATCGCCTTCAATGAGCGCCTGGCGCAAATGCTCTCAAGGATGCTCGGTGGCTACTACATCCTCAATCAGGTCAATGGGCTGATCAATCGTGCCAATGGGAGCAAGTACGGCCAGGCGTCCTTTCATCGCGATCTCCCCTACCAGCACTTCGTCAGTTCACGGCCGCTTGCCATAAACGCCCTTTTCGCGCTTGACGATTTCACGGCCGAAAATGGCGCCACCCGGGTCATACCCGCCAGCCATCATCGCGAGGATTTTCCCTCGGACGAGACGGTGCGTCGGCGTCAGTCCCAGGTAACCGTGCCGCGGGGGACATTCATCATTCTGGACTGCATGCTCTACCATGCCGGATCGACCAACCACACCGACAGGAACCGGCGCGGCGTGAACCACGTCTTCACCATCCCGATGCTGCGGCAGCAGCTTCATTTGCCGTCGATCTTGTCCGATTTCCCGGGATTGAGCGCGGATCAGAAGAAGATTCTGGGATTCGGTCTGGACGAGTATCGCTCGGTGGACGCGTGGTTCAGCGCGCGAGCGAAGAAGTAG
- a CDS encoding EamA family transporter produces the protein MAQIIIKSRLTEHGTVPFSFEAGWPYLLGLLADWKVWIGGLGLVASSLFWYAGVSRIPLSVAFPFAALSYPLIFAGSIVFLHERFSWQSLAGNGLIVLGVMLAATRLP, from the coding sequence ATGGCCCAAATCATCATCAAGTCTCGCCTGACTGAACATGGGACGGTGCCGTTCAGCTTTGAGGCGGGCTGGCCCTATCTGCTTGGCCTGCTCGCCGACTGGAAGGTTTGGATAGGCGGCCTTGGCCTCGTGGCCTCCAGTCTTTTCTGGTACGCAGGGGTATCGAGAATTCCCCTCTCGGTGGCCTTCCCGTTTGCAGCCTTGTCCTATCCCCTGATTTTCGCCGGTTCGATCGTGTTCCTGCACGAACGGTTCAGCTGGCAGTCCCTTGCGGGCAATGGCTTGATTGTCCTCGGTGTGATGCTGGCCGCGACCCGGTTGCCATAA
- a CDS encoding class I SAM-dependent methyltransferase — protein MGITIGGLSRTESYILIDSKWTEPRMIRASGFASPSTRQPLTKAPDGSALLGGPDERYPLIEGIPQLLIRSGQVQASSESQAYYRDRASEYDRGIAAMFATLLADEEQTRRDMFAELELRPDSRVLEIGCGTCRDTIHLLDMPIDVFAGDLSLEMLLTGQDRLRRAGKDTSRLQLFCADVMHLPFADGFFDAAFHFGGFNLFPDHRQALAEINRVVRPNGRVVVGDEGIAPWLENSEFAKILENSNPLFRHRAPLDCIPVAARQVACRWILGGSFYLISFVNGQGEPPLDLDVTFPGRRGGSHRTRYFGKLEGVSPELRDQVLDAAATEGISVVAWLEKALGRAVQNAPCDGADDQLVASPLRPEG, from the coding sequence ATGGGCATAACCATCGGTGGGTTGTCGCGCACAGAATCGTATATCCTGATTGATAGTAAGTGGACAGAGCCGCGAATGATACGGGCATCGGGCTTTGCTTCCCCTTCGACAAGGCAGCCGCTGACAAAGGCGCCGGACGGCTCCGCTTTGCTGGGCGGGCCGGATGAGCGCTATCCCCTGATCGAAGGCATTCCGCAACTGCTCATCCGCTCCGGCCAGGTGCAGGCCTCCTCCGAGAGCCAGGCCTATTACCGCGACCGGGCAAGCGAATATGATCGCGGCATCGCGGCAATGTTCGCCACCCTGCTTGCTGACGAGGAGCAAACGCGCAGGGACATGTTTGCTGAACTCGAGCTTCGGCCGGACAGCAGGGTGCTTGAGATTGGTTGCGGGACCTGCCGCGACACCATCCATCTGCTCGATATGCCCATTGACGTGTTTGCCGGCGACCTGTCCCTCGAAATGCTTCTGACGGGCCAGGATCGCCTGCGCCGTGCGGGAAAGGACACCTCGCGCCTGCAATTGTTCTGCGCCGATGTGATGCATTTGCCTTTCGCGGACGGGTTTTTCGATGCTGCCTTTCATTTCGGCGGCTTCAACCTGTTCCCCGACCACAGGCAAGCTTTGGCGGAAATCAACCGTGTCGTGAGGCCGAACGGGCGGGTCGTGGTTGGCGACGAAGGAATCGCGCCCTGGTTGGAAAACAGCGAATTCGCCAAGATCCTGGAAAACTCCAATCCCCTGTTTCGCCATCGCGCGCCGCTGGACTGTATTCCGGTCGCCGCGCGGCAGGTTGCCTGCCGGTGGATCCTCGGCGGATCCTTCTATCTGATAAGCTTCGTGAACGGCCAGGGAGAGCCGCCGCTCGATCTCGACGTCACATTCCCCGGGCGACGGGGTGGATCGCACCGAACCCGCTACTTCGGCAAATTGGAGGGCGTTTCGCCTGAATTGCGCGACCAGGTGCTGGATGCGGCGGCGACCGAGGGGATATCCGTGGTCGCCTGGCTGGAAAAAGCACTTGGCAGGGCCGTGCAAAATGCCCCGTGTGATGGCGCCGACGACCAGCTAGTCGCGAGCCCTCTCCGACCTGAGGGATGA
- a CDS encoding DsbA family protein: MNRPPFGKSLSRRNVLSSLAAIPAVALLAACSDSGEQAKAADVKPADPATPAKPATPAAAKVPESQGNVDMAELLKPGALPDKQLGKDDAKVTIVEYASMTCPHCAHFAETTFPDLKTKYIDTGKARYILREFPFDPSAEAGFMLARCAKDNYFPMVDVLFRQQANWVGVSNTKDALLQISKLAGFTQESFEACLTDQKLLDDVRSVQKRGANEFKVDSTPTFFINGKTYKGAMSIEEMSAIIDPLL, translated from the coding sequence ATGAACCGTCCTCCGTTCGGCAAAAGTCTGTCTCGCAGAAACGTCCTGTCTTCGCTGGCCGCCATTCCGGCGGTGGCTCTGCTCGCCGCATGCAGCGACTCCGGCGAACAGGCCAAGGCGGCGGATGTGAAGCCCGCGGATCCGGCCACTCCCGCAAAGCCGGCCACGCCGGCTGCCGCCAAGGTTCCCGAGTCCCAGGGCAATGTCGACATGGCGGAACTGCTGAAGCCCGGCGCACTGCCCGACAAGCAGCTCGGCAAGGATGACGCCAAGGTCACCATCGTCGAATACGCCTCGATGACCTGCCCGCATTGCGCGCATTTCGCCGAAACCACCTTCCCGGACCTGAAGACGAAGTACATCGACACCGGCAAGGCGCGCTATATCCTGCGCGAATTCCCGTTCGACCCGAGTGCGGAAGCCGGTTTCATGCTGGCGCGCTGCGCCAAGGATAACTATTTCCCGATGGTCGACGTTCTGTTCCGGCAGCAGGCGAACTGGGTTGGCGTGTCGAACACCAAGGATGCGCTGCTGCAAATCTCGAAGCTCGCCGGTTTTACACAGGAGTCCTTCGAGGCCTGCTTGACGGACCAGAAACTTCTGGACGATGTGAGATCGGTCCAGAAGCGCGGCGCCAATGAATTCAAGGTCGACTCGACACCGACCTTCTTCATCAACGGTAAGACCTACAAAGGGGCGATGTCGATTGAGGAAATGTCGGCCATCATCGACCCTCTGCTCTGA
- a CDS encoding class I SAM-dependent methyltransferase, translating into MADEGGGFHESFFPELARLEAGNFWFEARNAIIVRTLRRFFPQFRSFLEIGCGTGFVLSGIAHAFPDVRLVGTEIFIAGLPFAAARVPSASFAQMDARRLPYTAEFDVVGAFDVIEHIEEDVDALKNLKRAVKPGGGVIISVPQHKWLWSEIDKQSFHFRRYERRELHEKIEGVGLEIVYSTSFVSLLLPLMFLSRRRKSESPELDAGRELRLGRATNASLRAVMRFESLILATGLTFPVGGSRLVVARRP; encoded by the coding sequence ATGGCAGACGAAGGCGGCGGGTTCCACGAGAGCTTCTTTCCCGAACTCGCCAGGCTCGAGGCGGGAAATTTCTGGTTCGAGGCCCGCAATGCCATCATCGTTCGCACGCTGCGGCGGTTCTTTCCGCAGTTCCGGTCGTTCCTCGAGATCGGCTGCGGCACGGGCTTTGTGCTGAGCGGCATCGCCCACGCGTTTCCCGACGTTCGGCTGGTCGGGACTGAAATCTTCATTGCAGGGCTGCCCTTTGCCGCCGCCCGCGTGCCGTCGGCAAGCTTTGCCCAGATGGACGCAAGGCGACTGCCCTATACCGCGGAATTCGATGTGGTCGGTGCGTTCGACGTGATCGAGCACATCGAGGAAGATGTCGACGCATTGAAGAACCTGAAACGCGCGGTGAAGCCTGGAGGCGGCGTGATCATTTCAGTGCCGCAGCACAAATGGCTGTGGAGTGAGATCGACAAGCAGTCGTTTCACTTCCGGCGTTACGAAAGGCGGGAACTGCATGAAAAGATCGAAGGCGTGGGACTTGAGATCGTCTACAGCACGTCGTTCGTATCGCTTCTGCTGCCGCTGATGTTCCTGTCACGGCGGCGCAAGAGCGAGAGCCCGGAGTTGGACGCCGGCAGGGAATTGCGCCTTGGACGGGCCACAAATGCCTCTTTGCGGGCCGTGATGCGCTTCGAAAGCCTGATCCTGGCGACGGGCCTTACCTTTCCCGTCGGCGGATCCCGGCTGGTGGTGGCAAGGCGCCCGTGA
- the smc gene encoding chromosome segregation protein SMC, which yields MKFSRLRLLGFKSFVEPGEFVIERGLTGIVGPNGCGKSNLVEALRWVMGESSYKNMRASGMDDVIFSGSGTRPARNTAEVTLFLDNSDRSAPAAFNDADELQVSRRIEREAGSLYRINGKEARAKDVQLLFADQSTGARSPSMVGQGRIGELIQAKPQARRALLEEAAGISGLHTRRHEAELRLKAAEQNLERLDDVVGELEGQIESLKRQARQASRFKNLSADIRKAEATLLHLRWTLAKTQEGEARSALAVATALVGDRAAAQMNAAKEQGISAHRLPDLRDAEAAAAAAFQRLSIARSQIEEEAGRIRNRQAEIERRLQQLDGDIAREERMVRDNADVLERLRTEEATLNSENAGAAEREATTRAAFEQAASTLAQSEARLAALTAERAEAAASRHQIERTLRETAERRDRFARQLAEVDRELSDILSKVAGLPDPAEKRILVEQAMALLEESEAAVAQAEQSVIDARAAESAARPPLQDARAELARIETEARTLAKILNAASGDLFPSVLEQISVERGFETALGAALGEDLDVPLDRSAPAHWGESQIQPGDAALPEGIKSLASVVRAPAQLARRLAQIGIVEAADGRRLQALLAPGQRLVSREGALWRWDGLTASADAPTAAAQRLAQKNRLAELDAEAVQATLVLRHAEEALAQAEQALRHASEAERNMRQAGRDAQHRLDAARNALAEAEKAGGELASRRAALDEARARIVDSHEETSAAFVEAEMLLQDAPDLGDLQLQLEQSSANVSRDRATLADARAVHEGLRREAEARTRRLDAIGAERSNWLVRAENASTQIASLGERKAEAEAERERLADAPDEIDAKRRALLSQLTEAETLRKAAADRLQEAENRQAELDKGATSAIQSLAEARETRARAEERLTAADERRLEVEARIQETLNTPPHLVIRHTGLEADDPMPEMAEIERQLDRLKIERERLGAVNLRAEEEQKELSDRLETIVSEREDIIEAIRKLRQAIQSLNREGRERLLAAFDVVNSHFQRLFSHLFGGGTAELQLIESDDPLEAGLEILARPPGKKPQTMTLLSGGEQALTAMSLIFAVFLTNPAPICVLDEVDAPLDDHNVERFCNLMDEMAKTTETRFVIITHNPITMARMDRLFGVTMAEQGVSQLVSVDLQAAEAMREAS from the coding sequence ATGAAATTTTCGCGCCTCCGCCTCCTTGGTTTCAAGTCTTTCGTCGAGCCCGGCGAGTTCGTCATCGAACGCGGCCTGACCGGTATTGTCGGGCCGAACGGCTGCGGCAAGTCGAACCTTGTCGAGGCGTTGCGCTGGGTGATGGGCGAAAGCTCCTACAAGAACATGCGCGCGTCCGGCATGGACGACGTCATCTTTTCCGGTTCAGGCACGCGGCCCGCCCGCAACACCGCCGAAGTCACGCTTTTCCTCGATAACAGTGACCGTTCGGCGCCCGCGGCCTTCAACGACGCCGACGAGTTGCAGGTGTCGCGCCGCATCGAGCGCGAGGCTGGCTCGCTCTACCGCATCAACGGCAAGGAAGCGCGCGCCAAGGATGTGCAGCTTCTGTTCGCCGACCAGTCGACCGGCGCGCGCTCTCCCTCGATGGTCGGGCAGGGCCGTATCGGCGAACTGATCCAGGCCAAGCCGCAGGCGCGCCGCGCCCTGCTCGAAGAGGCGGCCGGCATTTCCGGCCTGCACACCCGCCGCCACGAGGCGGAACTTCGGCTGAAGGCGGCCGAACAGAATTTGGAACGCCTCGACGACGTCGTCGGCGAACTGGAAGGCCAGATCGAAAGCCTGAAGCGCCAGGCGCGCCAGGCCTCGCGGTTCAAGAACCTGTCGGCCGATATCCGCAAGGCCGAAGCGACATTGCTGCATTTGCGCTGGACATTGGCCAAGACGCAGGAAGGCGAGGCACGTTCCGCGCTGGCTGTTGCCACGGCACTGGTCGGCGATCGCGCCGCCGCGCAGATGAACGCGGCCAAGGAACAGGGCATCAGTGCTCATCGCCTGCCCGATCTGCGCGACGCGGAAGCCGCCGCCGCGGCCGCCTTCCAGCGCCTGTCGATCGCCAGGTCGCAGATCGAGGAGGAGGCCGGGCGCATCCGCAACCGCCAGGCTGAAATCGAGCGCCGCTTGCAGCAGCTCGACGGCGACATCGCCCGCGAGGAGCGGATGGTGCGCGACAATGCCGATGTTCTCGAACGCCTGCGCACCGAAGAAGCCACGCTCAATTCCGAGAACGCCGGTGCGGCCGAGCGCGAGGCCACCACGCGCGCGGCGTTCGAACAGGCGGCATCGACGCTTGCGCAAAGCGAAGCCAGGCTCGCCGCGCTGACCGCCGAACGGGCCGAAGCCGCCGCGTCGCGCCACCAGATTGAACGCACCTTGCGCGAAACCGCCGAGCGCCGCGACCGCTTCGCACGCCAGCTCGCCGAGGTCGATCGCGAATTGTCGGATATTCTCTCCAAGGTCGCCGGCCTGCCGGACCCGGCCGAGAAGCGGATACTTGTCGAACAGGCCATGGCGCTTCTGGAAGAATCCGAGGCCGCCGTGGCGCAGGCCGAGCAGTCGGTCATCGATGCCCGAGCCGCCGAAAGCGCTGCCCGCCCGCCGCTTCAGGACGCCAGGGCCGAACTGGCGCGGATCGAGACCGAAGCACGCACCCTGGCCAAGATCCTCAATGCCGCCAGCGGCGATCTCTTTCCTTCGGTGCTGGAGCAGATCAGCGTCGAGCGCGGCTTCGAGACGGCGCTGGGTGCGGCCCTTGGCGAAGATCTCGACGTGCCGCTTGACCGCAGCGCGCCCGCGCATTGGGGCGAGAGCCAGATCCAGCCCGGCGACGCCGCCCTGCCGGAAGGCATCAAGAGCCTTGCCAGCGTGGTGCGTGCCCCGGCGCAGCTCGCCCGCCGCCTTGCGCAGATCGGCATTGTCGAGGCCGCCGACGGCCGCCGGCTGCAGGCGCTGCTCGCACCCGGCCAGCGGCTGGTCAGCCGTGAAGGCGCATTGTGGCGCTGGGACGGCCTGACCGCCAGCGCCGATGCACCGACGGCCGCGGCGCAAAGGCTGGCGCAGAAGAACCGGCTTGCCGAACTTGATGCCGAAGCGGTGCAGGCGACACTTGTGCTGCGTCACGCCGAGGAGGCGCTGGCGCAGGCCGAGCAGGCGCTTCGCCACGCAAGCGAGGCCGAACGCAACATGCGCCAGGCCGGGCGCGACGCCCAGCACCGGCTGGACGCCGCCCGCAATGCGCTGGCCGAGGCCGAAAAGGCCGGCGGCGAACTGGCGAGCCGGCGCGCGGCGCTAGATGAGGCCCGCGCGCGCATCGTCGACAGCCATGAGGAAACCTCGGCGGCTTTCGTCGAGGCCGAAATGCTGCTGCAGGACGCGCCCGATCTCGGCGACCTGCAATTGCAGCTTGAACAGTCCTCGGCCAATGTCTCGCGCGATCGCGCCACGCTTGCCGATGCGCGTGCCGTCCATGAAGGGCTGCGGCGTGAGGCCGAGGCGCGCACGCGCCGGCTCGATGCCATCGGCGCCGAGCGCAGCAACTGGCTGGTCCGCGCCGAAAACGCCTCGACGCAGATCGCCTCGCTCGGTGAACGCAAGGCCGAGGCCGAGGCCGAGCGCGAACGGCTGGCCGATGCGCCCGACGAGATCGACGCGAAGCGCCGCGCGCTGCTGTCGCAGCTCACCGAGGCCGAGACCTTGCGCAAGGCGGCCGCCGACCGGCTGCAGGAAGCGGAAAACCGGCAGGCCGAACTGGACAAGGGGGCCACATCAGCCATCCAGTCGCTGGCCGAGGCGCGCGAGACCCGTGCCCGCGCCGAGGAAAGACTGACGGCGGCCGACGAGCGCCGGCTTGAGGTCGAAGCGCGCATCCAGGAAACGCTGAACACGCCGCCGCATCTGGTTATCCGCCATACCGGCCTGGAAGCCGACGACCCGATGCCCGAAATGGCCGAGATCGAACGCCAGCTCGACCGGCTGAAGATCGAGCGCGAACGGCTCGGCGCCGTCAATCTGCGCGCCGAGGAAGAGCAGAAGGAGCTCTCCGACCGGCTGGAGACCATCGTCTCCGAGCGCGAGGACATCATCGAGGCGATCCGTAAGCTCAGGCAAGCGATCCAGAGCCTCAACCGCGAAGGCCGCGAGCGGCTGCTCGCCGCCTTCGATGTCGTCAACAGCCACTTCCAGCGGCTGTTCTCGCATCTGTTCGGTGGCGGCACGGCGGAATTGCAGCTGATCGAATCCGACGATCCGCTCGAGGCGGGGCTCGAAATCCTGGCCCGTCCGCCCGGCAAGAAGCCGCAGACCATGACGCTGCTGTCCGGCGGCGAGCAGGCGCTGACGGCGATGTCGCTGATCTTTGCCGTCTTCCTGACCAACCCGGCGCCGATCTGCGTGCTCGACGAAGTCGACGCGCCGCTCGACGATCACAATGTCGAACGCTTCTGCAATCTCATGGACGAGATGGCCAAGACCACAGAGACGCGCTTCGTCATAATCACCCACAACCCGATCACCATGGCGCGCATGGACCGGCTGTTCGGCGTGACGATGGCCGAGCAGGGCGTCAGCCAGCTCGTTTCGGTCGACCTGCAGGCCGCCGAGGCGATGCGCGAGGCGAGCTGA
- a CDS encoding DUF721 domain-containing protein: MAGRTPYGNPVPVSDLATKILDPVLRKRAGISIGLVQSWEEIAGPRLASRSRPEKIQWPRRLHEDDPFEPAVLVIACEGMAALHLQHETGEIINRVNAFLGFTAIGRIRIVQKPVTAEKGRPKPTFRPLTAAEQTRLSTTVGRIEDDGLRASLERLGATILGERKSKTP; this comes from the coding sequence ATGGCAGGGAGAACGCCCTACGGCAATCCCGTCCCGGTGAGCGATCTCGCCACCAAAATCCTCGATCCGGTGCTGCGCAAACGCGCAGGCATCTCGATTGGTCTCGTCCAGTCTTGGGAAGAGATCGCCGGCCCGCGCCTGGCCAGCCGCTCGCGTCCCGAAAAGATCCAGTGGCCGCGCCGGCTGCATGAGGATGATCCGTTCGAGCCGGCGGTGCTGGTCATTGCTTGCGAAGGCATGGCCGCCCTTCATTTGCAGCACGAGACCGGCGAGATCATCAACCGGGTCAACGCTTTCCTCGGCTTTACGGCAATAGGCCGCATCAGGATCGTGCAAAAACCGGTGACGGCGGAGAAAGGACGGCCTAAACCGACCTTCAGGCCCTTGACGGCGGCGGAGCAAACCAGATTGTCCACTACGGTCGGACGGATCGAGGATGACGGTCTGCGCGCCTCGCTGGAAAGGCTTGGCGCAACCATTTTGGGTGAAAGGAAGTCAAAAACCCCTTGA